Proteins co-encoded in one Hirundo rustica isolate bHirRus1 chromosome 18, bHirRus1.pri.v3, whole genome shotgun sequence genomic window:
- the LOC120760894 gene encoding fibrous sheath CABYR-binding protein-like yields the protein MNKIYCETKQWVLFLQRFSGKDQDFLPGEDFIPTVRQQGCVLQAPEAQQAPDAQEAPDALQAPDAQQAPDALQAPDALQAPDALQAPDAQQAPDAQQAPDAQQAPDAQEAPEALQAPQAQQAPEAEQAPDAQQGCVLQAPEALQAPEALQAPEALQAPDAQQAPDAQQGCVLQAPEAQQAPDAQQAPDAQQAPEAQQAPDAQQAPDAQQAPDALQAPEAQEAPDAQQAPDALQAPDAQQAPQAQQAPDAQEAPQAQQAPDAQEAPQAQQAPDALQAPDALQAPDAQQAPEAQQAPQAQQAPEALQAPDAQQAPDAQETPDAQQAPQAQQAPEALQAPDAQQAPEALQAPEALQAPDAQETPDAQQAPDAQQAPEAQQAPDALQAPQAQQAPDAQEAPDAQEAPDAQQAPEALQAPQAQEAPDALQAPDAQQAPEAQQAPEAQQAPDALQAPDALQAPDALQAPDALQAPDAQQAQHTSAGIGAAKGQSPSSSPQGSTGTSWSPMGALRCELDSSAPNRHLPARIFGSWAGLGERWAPRSSPLNTHR from the coding sequence ATGAATAAAATCTACTGTGAGACAAAGCAATGGGTGCTCTTCTTACAACGCTTCTCAGGAAAAGACCAGGATTTTCTGCCAGGAGAAGACTTCATTCCCACCGTGCgacagcagggctgtgtgctgcaGGCTCCTGAAGCACAGCAGGCTCCTGATGCACAGGAGGCTCCTGATGCACTGCAGGCTCCTGATGCACAGCAGGCTCCTGATGCACTGCAGGCTCCTGATGCACTGCAGGCTCCTGATGCACTGCAGGCTCCTGATGCACAGCAGGCTCCTGATGCACAGCAGGCTCCTGATGCACAGCAGGCTCCTGATGCACAGGAGGCTCCTGAAGCACTGCAGGCTCCTCAAGCACAGCAGGCTCCTGAAGCAGAGCAGGCTCCTGatgcacagcagggctgtgtgctgcaggctcctgaagcactgcaggctcctgaagcactgcaggctcctgaagcactgcaggctcctgatgcacagcaggctcctgatgcacagcagggctgtgtgctgcaGGCTCCTGAAGCACAGCAGGCTCCTGATGCACAGCAGGCTCCTGATGCACAGCAGGCTCCTGAAGCACAGCAGGCTCCTGATGCACAGCAGGCTCCTGATGCACAGCAGGCTCCTGATGCACTGCAGGCTCCTGAAGCACAGGAGGCTCCTGATGCACAGCAGGCTCCTGATGCACTGCAGGCTCCTGATGCACAGCAGGCTCCTCAAGCACAGCAGGCTCCTGATGCACAGGAGGCTCCTCAAGCACAGCAGGCTCCTGATGCACAGGAGGCTCCTCAAGCACAGCAAGCTCCTGATGCACTGCAGGCTCCTGATGCACTGCAGGCTCCTGATGCACAGCAGGCTCCTGAAGCACAGCAGGCTCCTCAAGCGCAGCAGGCTCCTGAAGCACTGCAGGCTCCTGATGCACAGCAGGCTCCTGATGCACAGGAGACTCCTGATGCACAGCAGGCTCCTCAAGCACAGCAGGCTCCTGAAGCACTGCAGGCTCCTGATGCACAGCAGGCTCCTGAAGCACTGCAGGCTCCTGAAGCACTGCAGGCTCCTGATGCACAGGAGACTCCTGATGCACAGCAGGCTCCTGATGCACAGCAGGCTCCTGAAGCACAGCAGGCTCCTGATGCACTGCAGGCTCCTCAAGCACAGCAGGCTCCTGATGCACAGGAGGCTCCTGATGCACAGGAGGCTCCTGATGCACAGCAGGCTCCTGAAGCACTGCAGGCTCCTCAAGCACAGGAGGCTCCTGATGCACTGCAGGCTCCTGATGCACAGCAGGCTCCTGAAGCACAGCAGGCTCCTGAAGCACAGCAGGCTCCTGATGCACTGCAGGCTCCTGATGCACTGCAGGCTCCTGATGCACTCCAGGCTCCTGATGCACTCCAGGCTCCTGATGCACAGCAAGCTCAGCACACCTCAGCTGGGATAGGGGCAGCCAAAGGGCAGAGCCCCTCCTCCAgtccccagggcagcactggCACCTCCTGGTCTCCCATGGGTGCACTCCGGTGTGAGCTGGACAGCTCTGCACCAAACAGACACCTTCCAGCACGGATTTtcgggagctgggcagggctgggggagcgaTGGGCGCCTCGCTCGTCACCGCTCAACACCCACCGCTGA